The following coding sequences lie in one Prochlorococcus marinus XMU1412 genomic window:
- a CDS encoding class II fumarate hydratase, whose amino-acid sequence MTKNFRIEKDSMGTIEVPTQALWGAQTQRSIKNFSIGEELIPIELIYSLTLIKKAASIANFNLGLIDKRKKDLIVEACTEILDGLHDSQFPLKVWQTGSGTQTNMNVNEVISNIAALKTNSELGSHQPIHPNDDVNKSQSTNDTFPAAIQISVVNEIIKNLVPTIRELTKILDKKSEQWKDLIKIGRTHFQDAVPLTFGQEISGWSEQLKDAENAITISLNELYFLPLGGTAVGTGINCPKGFCEESIKSISDDTNLMFYKSKNNFSIMASHDRLAQVMSQIKILAGALFKISNDIKILSSGPRSGIYELIIPQNEPGSSIMPGKVNPTQCEALSMVCTQIMGLEYAVSMANSSGTLQMNEYKPLIGFNILTSLKLLKNVIENFRINLVDGMEPNQKKMKLNLENSLMLVTAIVPKVGYEKAAKIANLAFKESLNLKEATLKLGYLNEDEFDEAMNINSMI is encoded by the coding sequence ATGACAAAAAACTTTAGGATTGAAAAAGATAGTATGGGAACAATAGAGGTTCCCACTCAAGCTTTGTGGGGCGCTCAAACACAAAGATCGATAAAAAATTTTTCTATTGGAGAAGAATTAATTCCAATTGAATTAATTTATTCACTCACCCTTATAAAAAAAGCTGCTTCAATCGCGAATTTCAATTTAGGGTTAATAGATAAAAGAAAAAAAGATTTGATTGTAGAGGCATGTACAGAAATACTTGATGGACTTCATGATTCACAGTTTCCATTAAAGGTTTGGCAAACAGGAAGTGGCACGCAGACAAATATGAATGTTAATGAGGTAATTTCAAATATTGCAGCATTAAAAACAAATTCAGAGCTTGGTAGTCATCAACCAATTCATCCTAATGATGATGTAAATAAATCTCAGTCAACTAATGATACTTTTCCTGCTGCTATTCAAATATCAGTTGTTAATGAAATAATCAAAAATTTAGTTCCAACGATACGAGAACTTACTAAGATTCTTGATAAAAAAAGTGAACAATGGAAAGACCTCATAAAGATAGGAAGAACCCATTTTCAAGATGCAGTGCCCCTTACTTTTGGGCAAGAAATATCAGGATGGTCAGAGCAACTTAAAGATGCTGAGAATGCAATTACTATAAGTCTGAATGAATTGTATTTTTTACCTTTAGGAGGAACTGCAGTTGGAACAGGTATTAATTGTCCAAAAGGATTTTGTGAAGAGTCTATAAAATCAATTTCCGATGATACTAATCTAATGTTCTATAAATCAAAAAATAATTTTTCTATCATGGCCTCTCATGATCGTCTAGCTCAAGTAATGAGTCAGATAAAAATATTAGCAGGTGCATTATTTAAAATTTCAAATGATATAAAAATTCTATCTTCTGGTCCAAGATCAGGAATATATGAATTAATTATTCCTCAAAATGAACCTGGAAGTTCTATCATGCCGGGTAAAGTGAATCCAACTCAATGTGAAGCCTTATCAATGGTTTGTACTCAGATAATGGGTCTTGAATATGCAGTCTCAATGGCAAATTCTAGCGGTACTTTACAGATGAATGAATATAAGCCTCTAATTGGATTTAATATTCTCACAAGTTTAAAATTACTTAAAAATGTAATAGAAAACTTCAGAATAAATTTAGTTGATGGGATGGAACCTAATCAAAAGAAAATGAAGTTAAATTTAGAAAATTCACTAATGTTGGTTACAGCCATAGTGCCAAAAGTTGGTTATGAAAAAGCAGCTAAAATTGCAAACCTTGCCTTCAAAGAATCATTAAATTTAAAAGAGGCAACACTTAAATTAGGTTATTTAAACGAAGATGAATTTGATGAAGCAATGAATATCAATTCAATGATTTGA
- a CDS encoding cytochrome c biogenesis protein ResB, producing the protein MIIFKNLILKISSLRFAISLIIFIAISSGIGTFIPQGSNHKFYIDNFDSAPIFGFLDGEKVLQLQLDHIYTSFWFLFTLILLCISLAACSFRRQIPSLKASLKWVEYKSEKKFSKLQLTSSYPINQDGDLISIVDLLLKKRGWKTYKFKSHISARRGLIGKIGPLVVHIGLIVLLIGSAYGSFTSQSKEQYLLPGESLDLVNEGTNSKANVKLVDFSIERESDGIPKQFISKLNFSSEDLNLNAMKTAKVNHPIRFKGLTIYQADWAISNVVLEIDNILYQLQLREIPEIGNQVWGVLVELGSDTKKNFLLTIDNENGPLKISNTENFSGNNLFISDNPLEINSSKVSLKKIIPSSGLIIKNDPSIPFIYFSFILIIFGTIISLIPTNQLWILVNNESQKLFIGGLSNKNLVGFKKEFFKLSEEIKKF; encoded by the coding sequence ATGATTATTTTTAAGAATCTAATTTTAAAAATATCAAGTTTAAGATTCGCAATATCACTGATAATTTTCATAGCTATTTCCAGTGGCATAGGTACTTTTATACCTCAAGGTAGTAATCATAAATTCTATATTGATAATTTCGATAGCGCTCCCATTTTTGGATTTTTAGATGGAGAAAAAGTCTTACAACTTCAATTGGATCATATATATACAAGTTTTTGGTTTTTATTTACATTAATTCTTCTTTGCATCTCCCTAGCAGCTTGTAGTTTCAGAAGGCAAATCCCTTCATTAAAAGCTTCATTAAAATGGGTTGAATACAAGAGCGAAAAAAAATTTAGCAAACTGCAATTAACGTCAAGTTACCCAATCAATCAAGATGGAGACCTTATATCAATAGTTGATTTACTACTTAAAAAAAGAGGATGGAAAACATACAAATTTAAAAGTCATATTTCTGCAAGAAGGGGTTTAATTGGAAAAATCGGTCCTTTAGTTGTACATATCGGATTAATAGTTTTACTTATAGGTTCGGCATATGGAAGTTTTACAAGTCAATCAAAAGAACAATATTTACTTCCTGGAGAAAGTTTGGATCTTGTTAATGAAGGCACAAACTCAAAAGCCAATGTGAAATTAGTCGATTTTTCTATAGAACGAGAAAGTGATGGTATACCCAAACAGTTTATTTCAAAGTTAAATTTTTCTTCTGAAGATCTAAATTTAAATGCAATGAAAACCGCCAAAGTTAATCACCCAATAAGGTTTAAAGGATTAACTATTTATCAAGCTGATTGGGCAATATCAAATGTTGTTTTAGAAATAGATAATATCCTTTACCAATTACAATTAAGGGAGATTCCGGAAATTGGCAATCAAGTTTGGGGAGTTTTAGTTGAATTAGGATCAGATACAAAAAAAAATTTCCTTTTAACGATAGATAATGAAAATGGCCCACTTAAAATTTCCAATACAGAAAATTTTTCCGGGAATAATCTATTTATCAGTGACAATCCTTTAGAAATTAACTCTTCAAAAGTATCTCTGAAAAAAATAATCCCCAGCAGTGGATTAATAATTAAAAATGATCCGTCTATACCTTTTATTTACTTTTCTTTTATTTTAATAATTTTTGGAACAATAATAAGTCTTATACCAACTAACCAATTATGGATTCTTGTAAATAATGAATCACAAAAGCTATTCATTGGAGGTCTTAGCAATAAAAATCTAGTTGGTTTTAAAAAAGAATTTTTTAAATTATCAGAAGAAATAAAAAAATTTTAA
- a CDS encoding DEAD/DEAH box helicase, whose translation MLNLEEYFPFPLDDFQLEAIRAINSGNSVVLTAPTGSGKTLIGEFAIYRGLSHDSRVFYTTPLKALSNQKFRDFANQYGENKVGLLTGDISINREAPILVMTTEIFRNMLYGEFDEFDDPLENLESVILDECHYMNDPQRGTVWEETIIHCPSRTQIIALSATIANADQLQNWIEKVHGPTVLINSDKRPVPLDFIFCSVKGLHPLLNNKGNGIHPNCKIWRAPKGQKIRGKVGRIMQPKSPSIGFVISKLAERNMLPAIYFIFSRRGCDKAIENIKDLTLVSYSEASMISQKLDVYLKNNQEAIKDKSQCEALKRGIASHHAGLLPAWKELVEELFQQGLIKVVFATETLAAGINMPARTTVISSLSKRTEDGHRLLFSSEFLQMSGRAGRRGKDTQGYVVTLQTRFEGAKEASALAISKPNSLESQFTPSYGMVLNLLQSYTLEKSKELIKRSFGSFLYLGESSGENIILEKLDKDLIELKKITSNVSWKDFDAYEKLRNRLKEERRLLKILEKQSVEKLSEEITNALPYIEDGSLISIKAPQMKRKIVPGLICKKIYESQKIKSLLCLTIDNLFILIKPSYIVSIFNDLDAIDVLGLEVPKMYFSGEVFRGDDMSQCYADRIFEVSKKNDLQTPQYDLTTEVLAQQQQINNLEETVTDHPAHRFGDSKKLKKYRKRIIDVEQEINIRKKLLEDKENHNWRTFTDLIQILNHFGCLNDLELTEVGQTVGAIRSENELWIGLVLVSGYLDDLDPPELAAIIQAICVDVRRPNLWCNFKPSLKLIDVFNELDGLRKLVSFQQNKFHIEIPIYLETELTGIISEWARGKKWKDLVFNTSLDEGDVVRIIRRSIDVLSQVQYCIGVSNKLKSKAKLALKAINRFPVSESNDLIKVSEDINPATKRIDNNS comes from the coding sequence TTGCTTAATTTAGAGGAATATTTCCCCTTTCCGCTAGATGATTTCCAATTAGAAGCAATACGAGCTATTAATAGCGGAAATTCTGTTGTGTTAACAGCACCAACAGGTTCGGGTAAAACATTGATAGGTGAATTTGCTATATATAGAGGCTTATCTCATGACAGTAGAGTTTTTTATACAACACCTTTAAAGGCCCTATCAAACCAAAAGTTTAGAGATTTTGCCAATCAATATGGTGAGAATAAAGTTGGTCTTTTAACTGGAGATATAAGCATAAATAGAGAAGCACCAATCTTAGTCATGACGACTGAGATTTTTAGGAACATGCTTTATGGCGAATTTGATGAATTTGATGATCCCTTAGAAAATTTAGAATCTGTAATTCTTGATGAATGTCATTATATGAATGACCCCCAAAGAGGCACAGTTTGGGAGGAAACTATAATCCATTGCCCTAGTAGAACTCAAATAATAGCTTTATCAGCAACAATAGCAAATGCAGATCAATTACAAAATTGGATAGAAAAAGTTCATGGGCCCACAGTACTAATTAATAGTGATAAGAGACCAGTACCACTTGATTTTATTTTTTGTAGTGTTAAAGGTCTTCATCCACTTTTAAATAATAAAGGTAATGGAATTCATCCAAACTGTAAGATTTGGAGAGCTCCTAAAGGGCAGAAAATAAGAGGGAAAGTGGGTAGGATAATGCAACCAAAGTCTCCCTCAATTGGCTTTGTGATCTCGAAACTAGCTGAACGAAATATGTTGCCAGCTATTTATTTTATTTTTAGTAGAAGAGGATGTGACAAGGCAATTGAGAATATAAAAGATTTAACTTTAGTAAGTTATTCAGAAGCAAGTATGATATCTCAAAAATTAGATGTTTATCTTAAAAATAATCAGGAAGCAATTAAAGATAAATCTCAATGCGAGGCATTAAAACGCGGTATTGCATCTCATCATGCTGGATTATTGCCTGCATGGAAAGAATTGGTTGAGGAATTATTTCAGCAAGGTTTAATAAAAGTTGTTTTTGCAACTGAAACTCTTGCTGCAGGAATAAATATGCCCGCAAGAACAACTGTTATTTCTTCTTTATCAAAAAGGACAGAAGATGGGCATAGATTATTATTTAGCAGTGAATTTTTGCAAATGTCAGGAAGAGCTGGAAGAAGAGGAAAAGATACCCAGGGATATGTTGTTACATTACAAACAAGATTCGAAGGTGCCAAAGAAGCAAGTGCACTGGCGATTAGCAAACCAAATTCTTTAGAAAGTCAATTCACTCCTAGCTATGGAATGGTACTTAATCTTTTACAAAGTTATACTTTAGAGAAGTCTAAAGAATTAATTAAAAGAAGTTTTGGTAGTTTTTTATATTTAGGTGAATCATCAGGTGAGAATATAATTCTTGAAAAATTAGATAAGGATTTAATTGAATTAAAAAAAATTACATCTAACGTTTCATGGAAAGATTTTGATGCATACGAAAAATTAAGAAATCGTCTTAAAGAAGAGAGAAGACTATTGAAAATTTTAGAAAAACAATCAGTAGAAAAATTATCAGAAGAGATAACTAATGCACTCCCATATATTGAAGATGGAAGCTTAATTTCAATCAAAGCTCCTCAAATGAAAAGAAAAATTGTTCCAGGATTAATTTGTAAGAAAATATATGAATCCCAAAAAATTAAGAGTTTATTGTGTTTGACAATTGATAATTTATTTATTCTTATAAAACCCTCATATATTGTAAGTATTTTTAATGATTTGGATGCAATTGATGTCTTAGGACTTGAAGTGCCAAAGATGTATTTTTCTGGAGAGGTATTTAGGGGAGATGATATGTCGCAGTGTTATGCGGATCGAATTTTTGAAGTTTCTAAAAAAAATGATTTACAAACTCCACAATATGATTTGACAACGGAAGTTTTGGCACAACAGCAACAAATTAATAATTTAGAAGAAACAGTTACTGATCATCCTGCACACAGATTTGGAGACTCCAAGAAATTAAAGAAATATAGAAAAAGAATTATTGATGTTGAACAAGAAATAAATATTAGAAAAAAACTTCTTGAGGATAAAGAAAATCATAACTGGAGAACTTTTACCGATTTGATACAAATTTTGAATCATTTTGGTTGTTTAAATGATTTGGAATTGACAGAAGTTGGTCAAACAGTGGGTGCAATAAGAAGTGAAAATGAATTATGGATTGGTCTTGTTTTAGTTAGTGGTTATTTAGACGATTTAGATCCTCCTGAGTTAGCTGCAATTATTCAAGCTATATGTGTTGATGTAAGAAGGCCTAATCTTTGGTGTAATTTCAAGCCTTCTTTAAAATTAATAGATGTTTTTAATGAATTAGATGGTTTAAGAAAATTAGTCTCTTTTCAACAAAATAAGTTTCATATTGAAATCCCTATCTATTTAGAAACAGAGTTGACTGGAATTATTTCTGAATGGGCTAGAGGAAAAAAATGGAAAGACTTGGTTTTTAATACTTCATTAGACGAAGGTGATGTAGTGAGGATTATTAGAAGATCAATTGATGTCCTTTCTCAAGTGCAATACTGTATTGGTGTTAGTAATAAATTAAAAAGCAAAGCAAAGCTAGCATTAAAAGCTATTAATCGTTTTCCTGTTTCTGAATCTAATGATCTTATAAAAGTCTCTGAAGATATTAATCCTGCAACAAAAAGAATTGACAACAATTCTTAA
- a CDS encoding P-II family nitrogen regulator yields MKKIEAIIRPFKLEDVKIALVNSGIVGMTVSEVRGFGRQKGQVERYRGSEFTVEFLQKLKVEVVVENEKVNSVIDAIAEAAKTGEIGDGKIFITSIDSVVRIRTGDKDEEAL; encoded by the coding sequence ATGAAGAAAATTGAAGCAATCATACGTCCATTCAAATTGGAGGATGTAAAAATTGCATTAGTAAACTCTGGTATTGTTGGAATGACAGTTAGTGAAGTCAGAGGTTTTGGAAGGCAAAAAGGACAAGTTGAAAGATATAGAGGTTCCGAATTTACTGTTGAATTCCTTCAAAAACTCAAAGTAGAAGTTGTCGTAGAAAATGAAAAGGTTAATTCAGTCATAGATGCGATTGCTGAAGCAGCAAAAACTGGAGAGATCGGTGACGGAAAAATATTCATCACATCTATTGATTCTGTTGTGAGAATTAGAACTGGCGACAAAGATGAAGAGGCTCTTTAA
- a CDS encoding methyltransferase domain-containing protein: MDSKKWNEKIQNNFNDAAYQYLEHSNIQKVFAKKIAHLIKELNPQKKGEWIDLGSGPGLLADEIEKISSQKVSRIDFSKKMLLENKLSRKKILWDLNNDLPSEINNCSLLTSNFCIHWLNNPEKIIKNWFSKLTPGGFLIISYPTKDCFPEWKDTCKKIDIEYSGLNFLCSKELLKDFKSTEIHYSKQFNFLENFEDVYKLFRSIKNVGAQSTNCKRKTVKELKKIQKFWPKNYNNTVNLSWQIEIQIIKKL; the protein is encoded by the coding sequence ATGGATAGTAAAAAGTGGAACGAGAAAATACAAAATAATTTTAATGATGCTGCATATCAGTATTTAGAGCATTCAAATATTCAGAAAGTTTTTGCAAAAAAGATTGCTCATCTTATTAAAGAATTAAATCCCCAAAAAAAAGGTGAATGGATAGATCTAGGATCAGGACCAGGACTATTAGCAGATGAAATAGAAAAAATATCTTCCCAAAAAGTATCCAGAATTGATTTCAGCAAAAAAATGCTTCTTGAGAATAAATTATCTAGAAAAAAAATTTTATGGGATTTGAATAATGATTTGCCTTCTGAAATAAATAACTGTTCTCTATTAACATCTAACTTTTGTATACATTGGTTAAACAACCCAGAAAAGATAATAAAAAATTGGTTTAGCAAATTAACACCTGGAGGTTTTTTAATCATTTCATATCCAACAAAAGATTGTTTTCCTGAATGGAAAGATACTTGTAAAAAAATTGATATTGAATATAGTGGTCTTAATTTCCTTTGCTCTAAAGAATTATTAAAAGATTTCAAATCAACTGAAATACATTATTCAAAGCAGTTTAATTTTCTTGAAAATTTTGAAGATGTGTATAAACTTTTTAGAAGCATTAAAAATGTAGGAGCACAATCAACAAACTGTAAACGAAAAACAGTGAAAGAGTTAAAGAAAATTCAAAAGTTTTGGCCAAAGAATTACAATAATACAGTGAACCTTTCATGGCAAATTGAGATTCAAATAATAAAGAAATTATGA
- a CDS encoding aminotransferase class I/II-fold pyridoxal phosphate-dependent enzyme: MKKVKIPKNRIRKLKTFSLGKKSFELLSLNSQNKKLIDLCSNDYFGLSRDKDLIKAAYEISLLEGIGSGSSRFITGSRPIHKLLETELAKWLDQEKVLLFPSGFQANIAAIQALAKRNSIVIADKLIHNSLLVGVKAAQAKLVRFSHNNLKDLEDKIIKSDPTKNSILVVVESLYSMEGSIAPLKEITEICKKNSVQLLVDEAHAIGILGPEGRGLSFNCRSDINMITGTFGKAFGSGGAFIASNSEIGEYLIQTSGAFRYTTALAPSLAAGALEGLKKIIENKEWGNDLLSSANVWKDEIIKNFSFPVHGDSHILSVIVGEEEKAIYLQKYLEENGFLAIAIRPPTVPVGQSRIRITIRRNLDFNLLNNFIAVLKEFK; this comes from the coding sequence ATGAAAAAAGTAAAAATTCCAAAAAATAGAATCCGTAAATTAAAAACATTTTCTTTAGGTAAAAAATCCTTCGAACTTCTAAGTTTAAATTCGCAAAATAAAAAACTTATAGACTTATGCAGTAATGATTATTTTGGATTAAGCAGGGACAAAGATTTAATAAAAGCTGCTTACGAAATAAGCTTGTTAGAAGGCATCGGTTCAGGAAGCTCTAGGTTTATTACAGGTTCAAGACCAATACATAAATTATTAGAAACAGAACTTGCCAAGTGGCTTGATCAAGAGAAAGTATTACTTTTCCCAAGCGGATTTCAAGCAAATATAGCCGCTATCCAGGCTTTAGCAAAAAGAAATAGTATCGTAATAGCAGATAAATTGATCCATAACTCTTTATTGGTTGGAGTCAAAGCTGCTCAAGCAAAACTAGTTAGATTCTCACACAATAATTTAAAAGATTTAGAAGACAAAATTATTAAATCTGACCCCACAAAAAATTCCATTTTAGTTGTTGTTGAATCTCTTTATAGCATGGAGGGATCAATTGCTCCGCTCAAAGAAATAACAGAAATTTGCAAAAAAAATAGTGTTCAATTATTAGTTGACGAAGCTCATGCAATTGGGATCTTGGGCCCTGAAGGCAGGGGTTTAAGTTTTAATTGTCGTTCAGATATAAATATGATTACTGGAACTTTTGGAAAAGCATTTGGTAGCGGTGGAGCTTTCATCGCTTCCAATTCAGAAATTGGAGAATATCTTATTCAAACAAGTGGTGCATTTAGGTATACAACCGCACTTGCGCCATCTTTGGCTGCTGGGGCACTAGAAGGTTTAAAAAAAATTATAGAAAATAAAGAATGGGGTAATGATTTGTTATCTTCTGCTAATGTATGGAAAGATGAAATTATTAAAAATTTTAGTTTTCCAGTTCACGGAGATTCTCACATTTTATCAGTTATTGTTGGCGAAGAAGAGAAAGCAATTTATCTACAAAAATATCTCGAAGAAAATGGGTTTTTAGCAATTGCGATAAGACCTCCAACTGTTCCAGTGGGGCAATCAAGAATCAGAATAACAATACGAAGAAACTTAGATTTTAATTTGCTAAATAATTTCATTGCAGTATTAAAAGAGTTTAAATGA
- the purB gene encoding adenylosuccinate lyase, producing the protein MIERYTLPEMGKIWTDSAKFQSWLKVEIAACEANFSLGKIPENAMKEIRSNAKFDESRITEIEKEVKHDVIAFLTSVNEFVGDSGRYIHVGMTSSDVLDTGLSLQLKDSCELLLEEIEKLENEVRLLARKHKNTLMIGRSHAIHGEPISFGFKLAGWLAEIIRNKKRLLTLKESVAIGQISGAMGTYANTNPKVEQITCKLLGLKPDTASTQVISRDRHAEYVQTIALVGASLDRFATEIRNLQRTDVLEVEEGFTKGQKGSSAMPHKRNPIRSERVSGLARILRSYVLTALENVPLWHERDISHSSNERIMLPDVSICLHFMLREMKDIVSNLEVYPKNMLKNLNIYGGVIFSQKVLLLLVEKGLSREKAYSLVQKNAHHAWNTENGNFKQNIERDNEIMDFIDQSDLEECFNPSIHLNNLSVIWEKLGI; encoded by the coding sequence GTGATCGAGCGTTACACATTACCCGAAATGGGGAAAATCTGGACTGATAGCGCAAAATTCCAGAGTTGGCTTAAGGTTGAAATAGCTGCATGTGAAGCAAACTTTTCCCTGGGAAAAATTCCTGAGAATGCCATGAAAGAGATACGTTCAAATGCAAAGTTTGATGAATCTAGAATTACAGAAATTGAGAAAGAAGTTAAACATGATGTCATAGCATTTCTTACAAGCGTTAATGAATTTGTAGGAGATTCTGGAAGATACATACATGTTGGTATGACCAGTAGTGATGTACTTGATACTGGCTTATCTCTTCAGTTAAAAGATTCTTGCGAATTGTTATTAGAAGAAATTGAGAAGCTAGAAAATGAAGTCAGATTATTAGCAAGGAAGCATAAAAATACCTTAATGATTGGCAGATCTCATGCAATTCATGGGGAGCCAATTTCCTTCGGTTTTAAACTTGCTGGATGGTTAGCAGAAATAATAAGGAACAAAAAAAGATTGTTAACACTAAAAGAATCTGTAGCTATTGGACAAATAAGTGGTGCAATGGGAACTTACGCTAATACAAATCCCAAAGTAGAACAAATAACTTGTAAATTACTTGGCTTAAAGCCAGATACAGCGAGTACGCAGGTCATATCGAGAGACAGGCATGCAGAATATGTTCAAACTATTGCACTAGTTGGCGCGTCTCTAGATAGATTCGCAACTGAAATAAGAAATTTACAAAGAACTGATGTTTTAGAAGTTGAGGAGGGCTTTACAAAAGGGCAAAAAGGAAGTTCTGCCATGCCTCATAAAAGAAATCCTATTCGAAGTGAAAGAGTAAGCGGTCTAGCAAGAATTTTGAGGAGTTACGTCTTAACAGCACTGGAAAATGTTCCACTTTGGCACGAAAGAGATATAAGCCATAGTTCAAATGAACGCATCATGTTACCTGACGTATCAATCTGTTTGCATTTTATGCTCAGGGAAATGAAAGATATAGTAAGCAATTTGGAAGTTTATCCAAAAAATATGCTCAAAAATTTAAATATATATGGTGGTGTAATCTTTAGTCAGAAAGTTTTACTTTTGCTTGTAGAGAAAGGGTTGTCTAGAGAAAAGGCTTACAGTTTAGTACAAAAAAATGCGCATCATGCGTGGAATACCGAAAATGGGAATTTCAAACAAAATATAGAGAGAGATAATGAAATAATGGATTTTATTGATCAAAGTGACTTAGAAGAATGTTTTAATCCTTCAATTCATCTCAATAATTTAAGTGTAATATGGGAGAAGTTAGGTATCTAG
- a CDS encoding TlyA family RNA methyltransferase gives MIKKSRLDLYLLKTGLCETRQKAQGLILAGKVRDINGKVWDKPGQQVLIGSEFFIDSEAMFVSRGGEKLLEAFNKLEIKVKDKICIDAGISTGGFTDCLLQQGAKLVYGIDVGYGQTAWKIRNNPKVILFERTNIRNLKPNDLLSRSNELPNFVVADLSFISLKLVFKSISNLLEGDCIEGIFLIKPQFEVGKDKVSKGGVVRNPKFHTEAIESVIYAAKNFKWNIKNLIASPLVGPAGNHEYLAWMTLGSQSNKSINSEYIQNLVKETL, from the coding sequence ATGATTAAAAAAAGTAGATTAGACCTTTATCTTCTTAAAACTGGTTTATGTGAAACGCGTCAAAAAGCCCAAGGTTTAATTCTTGCGGGCAAGGTTAGAGATATCAATGGAAAAGTATGGGATAAACCTGGACAACAAGTATTAATTGGATCTGAATTTTTTATTGATTCCGAAGCTATGTTTGTATCAAGGGGCGGCGAAAAATTATTGGAGGCCTTTAATAAACTTGAAATTAAAGTAAAAGATAAAATATGTATTGACGCAGGAATCTCTACTGGGGGATTTACTGATTGCTTATTGCAACAAGGAGCAAAGTTAGTATATGGGATAGATGTTGGTTATGGACAGACTGCATGGAAGATTAGAAATAACCCAAAAGTCATACTTTTTGAACGAACTAATATTCGAAATTTAAAACCTAATGATCTTTTATCTAGAAGTAATGAATTACCAAATTTTGTTGTTGCTGATTTGTCTTTTATTTCATTAAAGTTAGTTTTTAAATCTATTAGTAATTTATTAGAAGGTGATTGTATTGAGGGAATATTTTTAATTAAACCCCAATTTGAGGTAGGTAAAGATAAAGTCAGTAAAGGAGGTGTTGTTCGCAATCCTAAATTCCATACTGAGGCTATAGAGTCTGTTATCTATGCTGCTAAGAATTTCAAATGGAATATAAAGAATTTGATAGCTTCTCCGCTGGTAGGTCCTGCTGGGAATCATGAATATCTAGCTTGGATGACCTTAGGAAGTCAATCAAATAAAAGTATTAATAGTGAATATATACAAAATTTAGTAAAAGAAACTCTTTGA
- the queF gene encoding preQ(1) synthase, which produces MSTAKLDDSTQRPLYGERMIEESKIICFENPNKKRIYEISIQLPEFTCKCPFSGYPDFAKLNIIYQPNFRVYELKSLKLYINNFRDIKISHEEVVNRIMDDLVNEGSPHWIHLNAAFNPRGNVSMQLNIFSGQKKN; this is translated from the coding sequence ATGAGTACAGCTAAATTAGATGATTCGACACAAAGACCACTTTATGGTGAAAGAATGATTGAAGAATCAAAAATAATTTGTTTCGAGAATCCAAATAAGAAAAGAATTTATGAAATTTCTATCCAGTTACCTGAATTTACATGTAAGTGCCCTTTTTCTGGTTATCCAGATTTTGCAAAGCTAAATATTATTTATCAACCAAATTTTAGAGTATATGAATTGAAGTCTTTAAAGCTTTATATTAATAATTTTAGAGATATAAAGATTTCACATGAGGAAGTTGTTAATAGAATTATGGATGATTTAGTGAATGAGGGCTCGCCTCACTGGATACATTTAAATGCTGCATTTAACCCTAGAGGTAATGTTTCTATGCAGTTAAATATTTTTAGCGGACAGAAAAAAAATTAA